A genomic window from Lycium barbarum isolate Lr01 chromosome 4, ASM1917538v2, whole genome shotgun sequence includes:
- the LOC132636335 gene encoding dihydrolipoyllysine-residue succinyltransferase component of 2-oxoglutarate dehydrogenase complex 1, mitochondrial-like isoform X2, whose product MLGVLRRKYLGKSMHAVRPAVSTSRISSAATEEILLLPRQCGHARHFSHLVLPGCSMNLWPERGAMGNLHSSLTLQICSRPFCSNSGDLVDAVVPHMGESISDGTLAKLLKNPGDRVEVDEPIAQIETDKVTIDVTSPEAGVIQKFVAKEGDTVEPGYKVAIISKSGEGAESVDHVAPSEKPSEKEAPKPAAPVQEKKEEEMKPKVETAPVKEKPKEPSPPPKRSATEPQLPPKERERRVPMTRLRKRVATRLKDSQNTFALLTTFNEVDMTNLMKLRSEYKDTFVEKHGVKLGLMSGFIKAAVSALQNQPIVNAVIDGDDIIYRDYIDISIAVGTPKGLVVPVLRDADKMNFAEIEKTINELAKKATNGTISIDEMAGGSFTISNGGVYGSLLSTPIINPPQSAILGMHSIVNRPMVVGGDIISRPMMYIALTYDHRLIDGREAVYFLRRIKDVVEDPRRLLLDV is encoded by the exons tATTTAGGGAAATCTATGCATGCGGTTCGACCTGCAGTGTCTACATCTAGAATTTCCTCTGCCGCAACAGAAGAG ATATTACTTCTTCCTCGACAATGCGGTCATGCTCGGCATTTCAGTCACCTTGTTTTACCTG GATGCTCAATGAACTTGTGGCCAGAAAG GGGAGCTATGGGTAATCTTCACTCAAGTCTAACACTACAGATTTGCAGCAGGCCTTTTTGTTCAAATAGTG GTGATCTGGTCGATGCTGTTGTTCCTCATATGGGCGAATCCATAAGTGACGGCACACTGGCTAAATTGCTGAAGA ATCCTGGTGACAGAGTAGAAGTTGATGAGCCAATTGCTCAGATTGAAACAGATAAG GTAACAATTGATGTAACCAGTCCTGAAGCTGGTGTAATCCAAAAG TTTGTAGCTAAGGAAGGAGACACTGTGGAACCAGGCTACAAGGTTGCTATCATTTCAAAATCCGGTGAGGGTGCGGAAAGTGTAGATCATGTTGCTCCATCTGAGAAGCCATCTGAAAAAGAAGCTCCAAAGCCAGCTGCTCCCGTTCAAGAGAAAAAAGAGGAAGAGATGAAACCCAAAGTTGAGACAGCTCCTGTGAAGGAGAAGCCTAAGGAACCTTCACCGCCTCCTAAACGATCTGCTACAGAACCCCAACTTCCCCCTAAAGAGCGGGAAAGACGA GTTCCCATGACTAGGCTCAGGAAAAGAGTTGCCACTCGTTTGAAAGATTCTCAGAACACATTCGCATTGTTGACTACATTCAATGAAGTTGATAT GACAAATTTGATGAAGCTCCGATCTGAGTACAAAGACACATTTGTTGAAAAGCATGGTGTGAAGTTAGGACTCATGTCTGGATTTATCAAA GCAGCAGTTAGTGCACTCCAGAATCAACCTATAGTTAATGCAGTTATTGATGGCGATGACATCATATATCGGGACTATATAGACATCAGTATAGCTGTTGGTACCCCAAAG GGTCTGGTTGTCCCTGTTCTCCGTGATGCTGACAAGATGAATTTTGCTGAGATAGAAAAGACAATAAACGAGCTTGCTAAGAAGGCAACTAATGGAACCATCTCTATTGATGAAATGGCTGGAGGATCGTTCACAATATCCAATGGTGGTGTGTATGGAAGTCTTCTAAGTACCCCCATCATAAATCCTCCTCAG TCTGCTATCTTGGGAATGCATTCAATAGTGAATCGCCCAATGGTTGTTGGAGGCGACATTATCTCAAGACCAATGATGTACATTGCGCTGACATATGACCATAGGTTGATTGATGGAAGAGAGGCGGTATACTTTTTGAGAAGGATTAAAGATGTGGTAGAAGATCCACGTCGCCTGCTTCTTGATGTTTGA
- the LOC132636335 gene encoding dihydrolipoyllysine-residue succinyltransferase component of 2-oxoglutarate dehydrogenase complex 1, mitochondrial-like isoform X3, whose protein sequence is MLGVLRRKVVSTASSASYLGKSMHAVRPAVSTSRISSAATEEILLLPRQCGHARHFSHLVLPGCSMNLWPERGAMGNLHSSLTLQICSRPFCSNSDPGDRVEVDEPIAQIETDKVTIDVTSPEAGVIQKFVAKEGDTVEPGYKVAIISKSGEGAESVDHVAPSEKPSEKEAPKPAAPVQEKKEEEMKPKVETAPVKEKPKEPSPPPKRSATEPQLPPKERERRVPMTRLRKRVATRLKDSQNTFALLTTFNEVDMTNLMKLRSEYKDTFVEKHGVKLGLMSGFIKAAVSALQNQPIVNAVIDGDDIIYRDYIDISIAVGTPKGLVVPVLRDADKMNFAEIEKTINELAKKATNGTISIDEMAGGSFTISNGGVYGSLLSTPIINPPQSAILGMHSIVNRPMVVGGDIISRPMMYIALTYDHRLIDGREAVYFLRRIKDVVEDPRRLLLDV, encoded by the exons tATTTAGGGAAATCTATGCATGCGGTTCGACCTGCAGTGTCTACATCTAGAATTTCCTCTGCCGCAACAGAAGAG ATATTACTTCTTCCTCGACAATGCGGTCATGCTCGGCATTTCAGTCACCTTGTTTTACCTG GATGCTCAATGAACTTGTGGCCAGAAAG GGGAGCTATGGGTAATCTTCACTCAAGTCTAACACTACAGATTTGCAGCAGGCCTTTTTGTTCAAATAGTG ATCCTGGTGACAGAGTAGAAGTTGATGAGCCAATTGCTCAGATTGAAACAGATAAG GTAACAATTGATGTAACCAGTCCTGAAGCTGGTGTAATCCAAAAG TTTGTAGCTAAGGAAGGAGACACTGTGGAACCAGGCTACAAGGTTGCTATCATTTCAAAATCCGGTGAGGGTGCGGAAAGTGTAGATCATGTTGCTCCATCTGAGAAGCCATCTGAAAAAGAAGCTCCAAAGCCAGCTGCTCCCGTTCAAGAGAAAAAAGAGGAAGAGATGAAACCCAAAGTTGAGACAGCTCCTGTGAAGGAGAAGCCTAAGGAACCTTCACCGCCTCCTAAACGATCTGCTACAGAACCCCAACTTCCCCCTAAAGAGCGGGAAAGACGA GTTCCCATGACTAGGCTCAGGAAAAGAGTTGCCACTCGTTTGAAAGATTCTCAGAACACATTCGCATTGTTGACTACATTCAATGAAGTTGATAT GACAAATTTGATGAAGCTCCGATCTGAGTACAAAGACACATTTGTTGAAAAGCATGGTGTGAAGTTAGGACTCATGTCTGGATTTATCAAA GCAGCAGTTAGTGCACTCCAGAATCAACCTATAGTTAATGCAGTTATTGATGGCGATGACATCATATATCGGGACTATATAGACATCAGTATAGCTGTTGGTACCCCAAAG GGTCTGGTTGTCCCTGTTCTCCGTGATGCTGACAAGATGAATTTTGCTGAGATAGAAAAGACAATAAACGAGCTTGCTAAGAAGGCAACTAATGGAACCATCTCTATTGATGAAATGGCTGGAGGATCGTTCACAATATCCAATGGTGGTGTGTATGGAAGTCTTCTAAGTACCCCCATCATAAATCCTCCTCAG TCTGCTATCTTGGGAATGCATTCAATAGTGAATCGCCCAATGGTTGTTGGAGGCGACATTATCTCAAGACCAATGATGTACATTGCGCTGACATATGACCATAGGTTGATTGATGGAAGAGAGGCGGTATACTTTTTGAGAAGGATTAAAGATGTGGTAGAAGATCCACGTCGCCTGCTTCTTGATGTTTGA
- the LOC132636335 gene encoding dihydrolipoyllysine-residue succinyltransferase component of 2-oxoglutarate dehydrogenase complex 1, mitochondrial-like isoform X1, with protein MLGVLRRKVVSTASSASYLGKSMHAVRPAVSTSRISSAATEEILLLPRQCGHARHFSHLVLPGCSMNLWPERGAMGNLHSSLTLQICSRPFCSNSGDLVDAVVPHMGESISDGTLAKLLKNPGDRVEVDEPIAQIETDKVTIDVTSPEAGVIQKFVAKEGDTVEPGYKVAIISKSGEGAESVDHVAPSEKPSEKEAPKPAAPVQEKKEEEMKPKVETAPVKEKPKEPSPPPKRSATEPQLPPKERERRVPMTRLRKRVATRLKDSQNTFALLTTFNEVDMTNLMKLRSEYKDTFVEKHGVKLGLMSGFIKAAVSALQNQPIVNAVIDGDDIIYRDYIDISIAVGTPKGLVVPVLRDADKMNFAEIEKTINELAKKATNGTISIDEMAGGSFTISNGGVYGSLLSTPIINPPQSAILGMHSIVNRPMVVGGDIISRPMMYIALTYDHRLIDGREAVYFLRRIKDVVEDPRRLLLDV; from the exons tATTTAGGGAAATCTATGCATGCGGTTCGACCTGCAGTGTCTACATCTAGAATTTCCTCTGCCGCAACAGAAGAG ATATTACTTCTTCCTCGACAATGCGGTCATGCTCGGCATTTCAGTCACCTTGTTTTACCTG GATGCTCAATGAACTTGTGGCCAGAAAG GGGAGCTATGGGTAATCTTCACTCAAGTCTAACACTACAGATTTGCAGCAGGCCTTTTTGTTCAAATAGTG GTGATCTGGTCGATGCTGTTGTTCCTCATATGGGCGAATCCATAAGTGACGGCACACTGGCTAAATTGCTGAAGA ATCCTGGTGACAGAGTAGAAGTTGATGAGCCAATTGCTCAGATTGAAACAGATAAG GTAACAATTGATGTAACCAGTCCTGAAGCTGGTGTAATCCAAAAG TTTGTAGCTAAGGAAGGAGACACTGTGGAACCAGGCTACAAGGTTGCTATCATTTCAAAATCCGGTGAGGGTGCGGAAAGTGTAGATCATGTTGCTCCATCTGAGAAGCCATCTGAAAAAGAAGCTCCAAAGCCAGCTGCTCCCGTTCAAGAGAAAAAAGAGGAAGAGATGAAACCCAAAGTTGAGACAGCTCCTGTGAAGGAGAAGCCTAAGGAACCTTCACCGCCTCCTAAACGATCTGCTACAGAACCCCAACTTCCCCCTAAAGAGCGGGAAAGACGA GTTCCCATGACTAGGCTCAGGAAAAGAGTTGCCACTCGTTTGAAAGATTCTCAGAACACATTCGCATTGTTGACTACATTCAATGAAGTTGATAT GACAAATTTGATGAAGCTCCGATCTGAGTACAAAGACACATTTGTTGAAAAGCATGGTGTGAAGTTAGGACTCATGTCTGGATTTATCAAA GCAGCAGTTAGTGCACTCCAGAATCAACCTATAGTTAATGCAGTTATTGATGGCGATGACATCATATATCGGGACTATATAGACATCAGTATAGCTGTTGGTACCCCAAAG GGTCTGGTTGTCCCTGTTCTCCGTGATGCTGACAAGATGAATTTTGCTGAGATAGAAAAGACAATAAACGAGCTTGCTAAGAAGGCAACTAATGGAACCATCTCTATTGATGAAATGGCTGGAGGATCGTTCACAATATCCAATGGTGGTGTGTATGGAAGTCTTCTAAGTACCCCCATCATAAATCCTCCTCAG TCTGCTATCTTGGGAATGCATTCAATAGTGAATCGCCCAATGGTTGTTGGAGGCGACATTATCTCAAGACCAATGATGTACATTGCGCTGACATATGACCATAGGTTGATTGATGGAAGAGAGGCGGTATACTTTTTGAGAAGGATTAAAGATGTGGTAGAAGATCCACGTCGCCTGCTTCTTGATGTTTGA